From Arachis stenosperma cultivar V10309 chromosome 2, arast.V10309.gnm1.PFL2, whole genome shotgun sequence, one genomic window encodes:
- the LOC130962233 gene encoding cytochrome P450 86A8-like — protein METCTALLLLTAVIAYQLWLTFISRSLKGPRVWPLLGSLPGLIENCDRMHDWISDNLRACGGTYQTCICAIPFLAKKQGLVTVTCDPRNLEHILKTRFDNYPKGPTWHAVFHDLLGDGIFNSDGDTWLFQRKTAALEFTTRTLRQAMARWVTRAIKERLCLILKKVEEEAESVDLQDLMLRLTFDNICGLAFGRDPQTCGLGLPENNFATAFDRATEASLQRFILPEVIWKVKKWLRLGMEVSLSRSLVDVDKHLSNVIEKRKVELLSHQKDGTHHDDLLTRFMRKKESYSDQFLQHVALNFILAGRDTSSVALSWFFWLVIQNPSVETKILREICTVLIETRGSDVEKWVEEPLVFDEIDRLVYLKAALSETLRLYPSVPEDSKHVVADDVLPDGTFVPAGSSVTYSIYSAGRLKSTWGEDCMEFRPERWLSQDGTKFIMHDSFKFVAFNAGPRICLGKDLAYLQMKSVAAAVLLRHRLTLVPGHQVEQKMSLTLFMKNGLKVNVQSRDLKGFVASFQKERETENNGKEYAGLRSNGC, from the coding sequence ATGGAAACTTGTACGGCTCTTCTGCTTTTAACGGCGGTCATTGCTTACCAGCTTTGGCTAACGTTCATCTCACGGTCACTGAAGGGTCCACGTGTCTGGCCTCTATTGGGCAGTCTCCCGGGGCTGATCGAGAATTGTGACCGTATGCATGACTGGATCTCTGATAACCTCCGCGCGTGTGGCGGCACGTACCAGACATGCATCTGTGCAATCCCCTTCCTTGCTAAGAAGCAGGGTCTCGTGACTGTCACGTGCGACCCGAGGAACTTGGAGCACATTCTCAAGACCCGATTTGATAATTACCCGAAAGGGCCCACGTGGCATGCTGTGTTTCATGATCTACTTGGTGATGGAATCTTCAACTCTGATGGTGACACCTGGCTTTTCCAGCGTAAGACGGCTGCATTAGAATTCACCACCCGGACGCTCCGACAAGCCATGGCCCGGTGGGTGACCCGAGCTATCAAGGAACGGCTTTGCTTGATCCTCAAGAAAGTCGAGGAGGAAGCCGAGTCGGTTGATTTGCAAGATCTAATGCTTCGGCTCACTTTTGACAACATTTGCGGCTTGGCTTTTGGGAGGGACCCACAAACTTGTGGCCTAGGCTTGCCGGAGAATAATTTTGCCACTGCTTTCGACCGAGCCACCGAAGCCTCGCTCCAGAGGTTCATATTGCCAGAGGTGATTTGGAAGGTCAAGAAATGGCTTCGGCTCGGAATGGAAGTCAGCTTGAGCCGAAGCCTTGTTGACGTGGACAAGCATTTATCTAATGTCATTGAAAAGCGCAAAGTGGAATTATTAAGCCACCAAAAGGATGGGACCCACCATGATGATTTGCTGACTAGGTTTATGAGGAAAAAAGAATCCTACTCGGATCAATTTCTCCAACACGTGGCATTGAATTTCATCCTAGCTGGACGTGACACGTCATCAGTCGCATTGAGTTGGTTTTTCTGGTTGGTGATTCAGAATCCAAGTGTGGAAACAAAAATTTTGCGCGAAATATGCACCGTTCTGATTGAGACACGTGGCAGTGACGTGGAAAAGTGGGTTGAGGAACCGTTGGTGTTTGACGAAATTGATCGTTTGGTTTATCTAAAAGCAGCATTGTCCGAGACACTAAGGTTGTATCCTTCGGTGCCGGAGGATTCGAAGCACGTGGTCGCCGATGATGTGTTGCCGGATGGCACGTTTGTTCCGGCCGGATCATCGGTGACTTATTCGATATACTCGGCAGGGAGGTTGAAGTCCACGTGGGGCGAAGATTGCATGGAATTTCGCCCTGAGAGGTGGTTGTCTCAGGATGGAACAAAATTCATCATGCATGACTCTTTCAAGTTTGTTGCTTTCAATGCTGGTCCAAGAATATGCTTAGGAAAGGATTTGGCATACCTACAGATGAAGTCAGTTGCGGCCGCCGTGCTCCTCCGCCACCGGCTCACATTGGTGCCTGGCCACCAGGTTGAGCAGAAGATGTCACTCACATTGTTCATGAAAAATGGACTCAAGGTCAATGTTCAGAGCAGGGACTTGAAAGGTTTTGTGGCAAGTTTTCAGAAAGAAAGAGAAACAGAGAATAATGGTAAAGAATATGCAGGTTTGAGAAGCAATGGatgttaa